A single region of the Leptolyngbya subtilissima AS-A7 genome encodes:
- a CDS encoding TetR/AcrR family transcriptional regulator, translating to MPKVVDHDEYRKELLSQCFDLFADHGYASLTTRQIAKALGVSTGTLYYYFPSKEDLFMQLIEELTTQDLLRATAQIQGLSTLRERILALGDFLEANEDYFIKQTLLMMDFYQQAGVGQSRVNEAVQRVSVRSRDEIMIALQIDDPIVATHVLCLCDGLISERMVDPAMVSYRQQAELLADLLTAYLEKFPGGKR from the coding sequence ATGCCGAAGGTTGTCGACCACGACGAGTATCGCAAAGAGCTTCTAAGTCAGTGCTTTGACCTGTTTGCCGACCACGGCTACGCCAGCCTAACTACCCGGCAAATTGCCAAAGCGCTAGGGGTCTCCACCGGCACGCTGTATTACTACTTCCCCAGTAAGGAAGATCTATTTATGCAGCTGATCGAAGAGCTGACTACTCAAGATTTGCTGCGGGCCACCGCTCAGATTCAAGGGTTGAGCACCTTGAGGGAGCGCATTTTAGCCCTAGGCGATTTTTTGGAAGCCAACGAAGACTACTTCATCAAGCAGACCTTGCTGATGATGGATTTTTATCAGCAGGCAGGGGTGGGGCAGTCGCGGGTGAATGAAGCGGTGCAGCGGGTCTCGGTGCGATCGCGCGACGAAATCATGATTGCCCTTCAAATTGACGATCCAATCGTAGCTACCCATGTGCTCTGCCTCTGCGACGGCCTGATCTCAGAGCGCATGGTGGACCCAGCAATGGTGTCCTACCGCCAGCAGGCTGAGCTTTTGGCTGACTTACTCACCGCCTACTTGGAGAAATTCCCTGGAGGAAAGCGATGA
- a CDS encoding tetratricopeptide repeat protein, giving the protein MTFWPQPTQDITPQPRTPMPWKGRLIAVIVCLLLWTGWVLPARAQSAPVDLSPQVVQEISDLRQKAFTASQKGQFVEAENYWSQLIDYLPNEAALWSNRGNVRVSQNKLAEALEDYNQAVTLAPDQPDPYLNRGAALEGLGRWEDAIADYSQVLALNPDDAAAYNNRGNAQAGLGNWETALADYQKAVDLDPKFAFARVNAALAEYQLGNAEEAIRQFRSLTRRYPNFADARAALTAALWGQGQSGEAESNWVAVMGLDHRYRDLDWVSTVRRWPPAMVAALEKFLHL; this is encoded by the coding sequence ATGACGTTTTGGCCCCAACCCACCCAGGACATCACCCCTCAGCCTCGCACACCTATGCCATGGAAAGGGCGATTGATCGCTGTTATCGTCTGCCTGCTCCTCTGGACGGGTTGGGTCCTTCCCGCCCGAGCACAATCTGCCCCGGTAGACCTTTCCCCCCAGGTAGTGCAGGAGATTTCTGACCTGCGCCAAAAGGCTTTTACCGCTTCCCAAAAGGGCCAGTTCGTCGAGGCTGAAAACTACTGGAGCCAGTTGATCGACTACCTGCCCAACGAAGCCGCCCTGTGGAGCAACCGGGGTAACGTGCGGGTGAGCCAAAATAAGTTGGCAGAAGCGCTAGAAGACTATAACCAGGCGGTGACGCTGGCCCCAGATCAGCCTGACCCTTACCTCAATCGGGGAGCGGCTTTAGAAGGCTTGGGGCGATGGGAAGATGCGATCGCCGACTACAGCCAAGTGCTTGCCCTCAACCCTGACGATGCTGCCGCCTACAACAACCGGGGCAACGCCCAAGCCGGTCTGGGCAATTGGGAAACGGCCCTAGCTGACTACCAAAAAGCCGTTGATCTCGACCCCAAATTTGCCTTTGCCCGGGTCAACGCCGCCCTGGCCGAATATCAACTGGGCAACGCCGAAGAAGCCATTCGTCAGTTCCGCAGTCTTACCCGCCGCTACCCCAACTTTGCCGATGCTCGCGCTGCTCTCACCGCCGCACTCTGGGGCCAGGGCCAAAGTGGCGAAGCCGAGAGCAACTGGGTCGCCGTCATGGGCCTCGATCACCGCTACAGAGACCTGGACTGGGTCAGCACCGTGCGCCGCTGGCCCCCCGCTATGGTTGCCGCCCTAGAAAAATTTCTGCATCTATAG
- a CDS encoding gamma carbonic anhydrase family protein, with product MASPSSLWPRPDLSQAAFVAPNATVMGQITLHEGCNIWYSAVLRGDVERIEVGAYSNVQDGAILHGDPGQPTVLEDYVTVGHRAVIHSAHIERGCLIGIGAIVLDGVRVGTGSIVGAGAVVTKDVPKRSLVMGVPGKVVRHVSDQQALELLEHAQKYHQLALAHAGRSNDLGFI from the coding sequence ATGGCTTCCCCTAGCTCCCTCTGGCCTCGCCCCGACCTGTCTCAGGCGGCGTTTGTGGCCCCCAATGCCACGGTGATGGGCCAAATCACGCTCCACGAAGGCTGCAACATTTGGTACAGTGCCGTGCTGCGCGGCGATGTTGAACGCATTGAAGTTGGGGCCTACAGCAACGTGCAGGATGGCGCAATTCTTCACGGTGACCCCGGCCAGCCTACAGTGCTTGAAGACTATGTCACCGTCGGCCACCGGGCCGTCATCCACAGCGCTCACATTGAGCGAGGCTGCTTAATCGGCATTGGGGCGATTGTGCTGGACGGTGTGCGGGTGGGCACCGGCAGCATCGTCGGGGCCGGGGCGGTGGTGACTAAGGATGTGCCGAAGCGATCGCTCGTTATGGGCGTCCCCGGCAAAGTGGTGCGCCACGTCTCCGACCAGCAGGCCCTAGAACTGCTAGAGCACGCCCAGAAGTATCACCAGCTCGCCCTGGCCCACGCCGGGCGCAGCAACGACCTAGGGTTTATTTAA
- a CDS encoding TIGR02652 family protein has protein sequence MVNSALQYPIYGPEIQCPHCRQTIPALTLTDTYLCTRHGAFEANPDSKELVHLQSGRHWRQWEGEWYRQHTHPDGIRFEIHEALDRLYTQGYRATRVIIAERYQELVNSYLERNNPWRGQVETSTAPKLYGLPVEFSPPAEVDSRWAVINFSLEKEPGVPVRYPYFRLFE, from the coding sequence ATGGTCAACTCCGCCTTGCAGTATCCCATCTATGGGCCAGAAATCCAGTGCCCTCACTGTCGCCAAACGATTCCGGCCTTGACGCTGACCGACACCTATCTGTGCACCCGCCACGGTGCCTTTGAGGCCAATCCCGATTCCAAAGAATTGGTGCATCTCCAGTCGGGTCGGCACTGGCGTCAGTGGGAGGGCGAATGGTATCGCCAGCACACCCACCCCGACGGCATTCGCTTTGAGATTCACGAGGCCCTCGATCGCCTCTACACCCAGGGCTACCGGGCCACGCGGGTGATTATTGCCGAGCGCTACCAAGAGCTGGTCAATTCTTACCTAGAGCGCAATAACCCCTGGCGCGGGCAGGTCGAAACCTCCACAGCACCCAAGCTCTACGGCTTGCCGGTGGAGTTTAGCCCCCCCGCTGAGGTCGACTCGCGTTGGGCGGTGATCAACTTCAGCCTCGAAAAAGAGCCCGGCGTGCCGGTGCGCTATCCCTATTTCCGTCTCTTTGAGTAG
- a CDS encoding VOC family protein has protein sequence MLHHASIRTQDIHRAIAFYEALGFTVHERFTAGITLACWMEGLGGRIELIQVPEPRPAADAFGDEHYSGYYHLSFDLTEATSSLPLWLEELRQRFEQAAAAMPKVLLEPQQQIIGDRVYEVAFLADADGLPLEFIRVLGYVQP, from the coding sequence ATGCTTCACCACGCGTCCATTCGCACCCAGGATATTCACCGCGCGATCGCCTTCTACGAAGCCTTAGGGTTTACTGTCCACGAACGCTTTACCGCTGGCATCACCCTGGCCTGCTGGATGGAGGGTCTGGGGGGCCGCATTGAGCTAATTCAGGTGCCGGAGCCCCGCCCCGCCGCCGATGCCTTTGGCGATGAGCACTACAGTGGCTATTATCATCTATCCTTTGATCTCACCGAGGCGACCTCTAGCCTGCCTTTGTGGCTAGAGGAGCTGCGCCAGCGGTTTGAGCAAGCGGCGGCGGCGATGCCCAAGGTGCTGCTGGAACCCCAGCAGCAAATCATTGGCGATCGCGTCTATGAGGTGGCCTTTCTCGCCGATGCCGACGGACTGCCTTTGGAATTTATTCGAGTGCTGGGCTATGTCCAACCCTGA